The genomic stretch TGGCCTGTCCTTCCGGCGCGCAGAGTTGGCGGACTAGCTAGTCGTAACACGAGGCACGCGAGCGCGCTGGATGATGTCAcggagggaggagaaaggagagggctgGGTCCCAAAGCTGGGCATGCGCAGCATACTATTTTCGCCGGCCCGGCGCGGAGCTGAAGAGAAGAGGGTTTTTCCGGGAGTTCCGGGGTTGCTGTGGGGCCCTGGGGCCTCGCCTTCTCCGCAGCGGACAGGAAATCAGAAGAAGTTTCTGAGCCCACGAACCTCCAGCGGAAGTGGAAGAATATATGTGAGAGAGACCTCTTCCTTATTTAACATATAGTCACTTTGACATGCTAATGAAAAGTGGAAATCTTCCGAGATTCCTTGGAAGTCGGGTAGAAGGGGTAGATGGGATCAGCAGAAGTTGAAATACAGCCCTAAAATATTCATAGAAGGCAGGGTGTCATTTTatgggtgagaaaactgaggcccagaaagggaaAAGGTCTTGACCAGCGCCTTTTGGCACACCCTGATTTATCCCGGAGCAGACAAAGATGGTGAATTAAAACTCTCTGCGGTCTGAACTGTTAAGAGATGGACAGTTGTCCCATGAAAGGGGTAGTTCCTAAGAACAGGCAGCCAGGAAGACCTTCCTACTCTAGAAGTAGTCTTTAAAGACTTGCTGTAATTctaacatttcatttatttacttttatatctCAAGGTGAGATGAGTATTAGCCAACATTCTAGTGTATACTACTTGAATGATTGCCATTCCAACTACTACTCTTGGcgggaagagaagggaagttgGCAGTGGAAAGAGTACATCTGAAACTGAGAGCCCTGTCCCAAGGGCATTTCTGAGTGAAATGCTCTGAATTTTGCCAAAGACTgcccttcctcttctctttccctcctccacTTCTCTCTTTGCCCCCCTAACTCCTTAAGGTTTGAATCAGAAAACATAATTTGCAACAGGTAAAATTTAGAATAGAAGCCAGAGAAAATATTAATCTTGTTCAGAGAGATAACAAGAATTTGGAAATAAGGAGGACAAAGTCAACCATGGATATCAGGCAGCATTGGCAATACTATCTTGTCTGGGCTGGATAAACATTCTAAAGCATAGGGAGGGACAAAATGACCTTTGGGAGATGCTATAAAACTTATGGGAAGACTGTTGGCACGTTGCCTCGTGTGTCATTGGCCGTTGTTAATAATTTGCTAATGCTTTGTTTCTAGGTCCTTCCTCAAGTGTCTGGAACTGAGAGATGCAGCCCAGGGAAAGGAACTGTGGCTAGCTCATTTGGCCATATGTGACCTTGCTCCTAGAAACCATGTCAACACCGAACCCTCAGCTGCTGGTGGCAGCTGCTCAGCAGACCCTGGGCATGGGAAAGAGACGGGGCCCACCCCGTGCCATCTGCCTTCGCCTAGCTGGAGAGGTGTTGGCTGTAGCCCGAGGACTGAAGCCAGCTCTGCTCTATGATTGCAACCATGCAGGGGCTTTGGAGCTCCAGAGCTATCTGGAGGAGCTGCAGGGGCTGGGTTTCCTGACCCTGAGACTTCACATCCTTGAGATTGGGGAACACAGTCTGATTGTCAGTCCTGGGCATGTATGCCAGCATTTGGAGCAGGTGCTACTTGGTACCATAGCCTTTGTGGATGTTTCTAGCTCCCAACCTTATCCTTCTATCTGTTCCCTGAACCAGCTTCAGGACTTGAAGGGCCTCGTGGCAGAGATCATCACACATTTGCAAGGACTACAGAAGAACCTATCCCTGGCAGTGTCCCGCAGCAGGCTCTATTCCTCAAGCTGGAATCTCTGTACTGTTTTTGGCATCCTCCTGGGATATCCTGTCCCCTATACCTTTCGCCTACACCAGGTTGATGACAATTGCTTAGCCCTAACCCCACTACGGGTGTTCACTGCCCGGATCTCATGGCTGCTGGGTCAACCCCCAGTCCTGCTTTATTCTTTTAGTGTTCCAGAGAGCTTGTTCCCAGCCCTGAGGGACGTTCTCAACACCTGGGAGGAGGACCTCAGAACACGATTTAGGAGTCAGAATGACTTTGCTGACCTCAGTATCTCTTATGAGATAGTCACGCTCCCGGCTGTGGCCCTCTGATTTTAACTCGCCTCCCATGTAGAAGGTGATCCGTAAATTACTGTCTGTTtcggtttactaaagctgccagaatgcagtatactagaaatggattggctttttcaatggggatttttttggttgcacatttacagttctaaggccatgaaaatgtccaaattatggcaCCAAGAGGTAGATATTTTCCCTGAGgagaggccaatggcatctggggttcctttgtcacatgggaaggcacttggtGGGCTCTGCTGATCcgtctctcctgggtttagcttctcgtttcagtggttttctccaaaatgtctctggacttctgtctcagcttctctgtggatCCTTCTTACTTCTCCTGGggtattttctttctaagcatatctgagctctcttcaaagtgtctctgccttttattctctcaaagAGGTCTCCAGCAAGggcattaagacccaccttgaatgggtggggtcacatctcgatggaaacaacctaatcaaaaggtcccatccacaatgggtctgcccccacaagatcgaattaaaagaacatagtcttttctagggtacataatagatccaaaccagcaccatCTCTAGGGCAAGAATGGCAAATAGGAATCATCTGAAGAGCCAGCTCCAATCACTTGGCTGTGGCTGTCTTGAGAACACTGGGGAAGGGTTTGAGGCCACATCTGTTATAGAAGGAAAAGAATGCTATAGTCAAGTGGCCACATCTGCTGTGGGTGTGAGAAGAGGTGTTGATGGTGGTGGTATCATTTGTTActacatatttatcatttctgtaCTTGGGAGTCTTCCTGACTTAGCTGTGATGTCCATTCATTTTTCATTAgataggagagagaagaaaagagatgttGGGGAAGAAGAAGGGTGGGTGGAAGACAAGTAATATACCCTTGTATGGGAGCCTTGTAAATTTACCTGCCCTATGTGGCTGTTGTCTGCCGGGCAAATAGAAGGACTGTGGGCTTTACTGCATGTTTATATGCCTCCAACTGAATTGGACTATGAAGAGTAGACCATGATGCTTTAGTGTCTTACACTTATGATGTGTCATTCAGGAATATAAATTGAGAGTTCCAAGGAACAAGGACTGGTCAggtaaaatttgtttatttttcagtagattccaaaaataataacaaagtcAGAAATCCCAACTTTTAGTTGGGAAAACCCCAAACTGTAAAATACCCAAATCTTCTGAGTTTTCCATTGAGCTTCTTGCTTCTGATTCTTATCAAGGGCAGCGTCACAGGTTATTCATATCATCAGGCTGTCCTTGTTTGCCAGAATCACTGCCAGCGCTGTAGcaatcaccacaatcagcattggGAGCCATCGGCCACATTGCCTCTGtgtgtggggaggaggagggccGGAGAAAGGAGCCATGAGTTGGATGAAGACAGGCAAAAATAAGCTTCCTTCTTCCCATTCTAGCCCAGTGGGAAGCCTTTAGTTGGTGGAAGTAA from Choloepus didactylus isolate mChoDid1 chromosome 2, mChoDid1.pri, whole genome shotgun sequence encodes the following:
- the C2H1orf74 gene encoding UPF0739 protein C1orf74 homolog, encoding MSTPNPQLLVAAAQQTLGMGKRRGPPRAICLRLAGEVLAVARGLKPALLYDCNHAGALELQSYLEELQGLGFLTLRLHILEIGEHSLIVSPGHVCQHLEQVLLGTIAFVDVSSSQPYPSICSLNQLQDLKGLVAEIITHLQGLQKNLSLAVSRSRLYSSSWNLCTVFGILLGYPVPYTFRLHQVDDNCLALTPLRVFTARISWLLGQPPVLLYSFSVPESLFPALRDVLNTWEEDLRTRFRSQNDFADLSISYEIVTLPAVAL